In Arcobacter ellisii, a genomic segment contains:
- a CDS encoding cache domain-containing protein: MFSNMSIKGKILILSLITIIVISVAITVDSIYSIKKFSKDNIEKFKEEAYLKKEAELKNYVSLAIKTVEAYYGRTAIDKIKVEVQEDLKTQTNFLFSILESEYEKLKGSLSEEALKYRLKNIIDATRYGKTGYFWVNDTDAVIVTHPIKPALNGKNMVDYKDEAGKRIFFEFAEVAKKNSEGFVDYVWPKPGFNSPQPKVSFVKLFKPYNWVIGTGEYVDDVTTKMQEEALKTLSEMRYANNDYFWINDSSPKMIMHPVSKHLDGKDLSSNVDAKGKKLFVEMAKVSNENKAGGLVKYWWDKPGKKNDPKEKFSYVQKFEPWDWIIGTGAYVDDIENEVALMEKNTNEQINNIIISMTIFSIISIIIVYLIYNYFIKQTIIKPLENLNEAVVNISEGNTNADHIEKKSNDEIGELVDSFNGYIGKLKAGYEEDAKVIENVDEVIEKVINGFYVYKIEKTSSNPQIQKLRDSINSMIERTNQNLVGLNNILIEYGNSNFSIGDSKIDTTKVNGIISSLAASTQLIGVTVSEFLSMIVTSGRKLNEDTSVLSNAANKLSASANEQAASLEETAAAVEEITSIVKSSVQKVHQMSNLAAELQLSSKEGEVLASKTNKAMDDIDEQVKSINDAITVIDQIAFQTNILSLNAAVEAATAGEAGKGFAVVAQEVRNLASRSAEAAKEIKNIVQIATAKANEGKSIANEMIGGYSTLNTKINETISLIEDVSQGSKEEEKGIVQINDTINTLDQATQVNANSATIISGLASEVANLSENLLKIADRAKFKEMSKKEIEDIDLVFKISKLKNDHIKFKLTNFDKVGSSKVAWSVTKSTECDLGKWMLEQENSGKSFTKTENWNVLKTNHDLVHNSVQNYINEDCKINSDQSVLNELSQKLDKATFEVFRSLDQIKKDNFVENKVEKLEKKETQIKVENSKPKAVLETKKTTHITSSTNDDEWESF, encoded by the coding sequence ATGTTTTCTAACATGTCTATAAAAGGTAAGATTTTAATTCTTTCTTTAATTACAATAATAGTAATTTCTGTAGCTATTACTGTTGATTCGATATATTCTATCAAAAAGTTTTCAAAAGATAATATTGAAAAGTTTAAAGAAGAAGCTTATTTAAAAAAAGAAGCTGAATTAAAAAATTATGTATCACTAGCAATCAAAACAGTTGAAGCTTATTATGGAAGAACTGCAATTGATAAAATTAAAGTTGAAGTTCAAGAAGATTTAAAAACACAAACAAATTTTCTTTTTTCAATTTTAGAATCTGAGTATGAAAAATTAAAAGGTTCATTATCCGAAGAGGCATTAAAATATAGATTAAAAAATATTATTGATGCCACAAGATATGGAAAAACTGGATATTTTTGGGTTAATGATACTGATGCAGTTATAGTTACACATCCAATTAAACCTGCTTTAAATGGTAAAAATATGGTTGATTACAAAGATGAAGCTGGTAAAAGAATATTTTTTGAATTTGCAGAAGTTGCAAAGAAAAATTCAGAAGGTTTTGTTGATTATGTTTGGCCAAAACCAGGTTTTAATTCTCCTCAACCAAAAGTTTCATTTGTAAAACTTTTCAAACCGTATAATTGGGTAATTGGAACAGGTGAATATGTTGATGATGTAACAACAAAAATGCAAGAAGAAGCGTTAAAAACACTTTCTGAAATGAGATATGCAAATAATGATTATTTCTGGATTAATGATTCTTCTCCAAAAATGATAATGCATCCTGTTAGTAAACATTTAGATGGCAAAGATTTGTCTTCAAATGTTGATGCAAAAGGTAAAAAACTTTTTGTTGAAATGGCAAAAGTTTCAAATGAGAATAAAGCTGGTGGTTTAGTAAAATATTGGTGGGATAAACCAGGAAAGAAAAATGATCCAAAAGAAAAATTCTCTTATGTTCAAAAATTTGAACCTTGGGATTGGATAATTGGTACTGGTGCATATGTTGATGATATAGAAAATGAAGTTGCTTTAATGGAAAAAAATACAAACGAGCAAATTAATAATATCATTATTAGTATGACTATTTTTTCAATTATTTCAATCATTATTGTATATTTAATTTATAATTATTTTATAAAACAAACAATAATTAAACCTTTAGAAAATCTAAATGAAGCAGTTGTAAATATTTCAGAAGGAAATACAAATGCTGATCATATAGAAAAAAAATCAAATGATGAAATAGGAGAATTAGTAGATAGCTTTAATGGTTACATTGGAAAATTAAAAGCTGGATATGAAGAAGATGCAAAAGTAATAGAAAATGTTGATGAAGTTATTGAAAAAGTAATTAATGGTTTTTATGTTTACAAAATAGAAAAAACATCTTCAAATCCTCAAATTCAAAAATTAAGAGATTCAATTAATTCAATGATTGAAAGAACAAATCAAAATTTAGTTGGATTAAATAATATTTTAATTGAGTATGGAAATTCAAATTTCTCAATTGGTGATTCAAAAATTGATACAACAAAAGTTAATGGAATAATATCTTCATTAGCTGCAAGTACTCAATTAATTGGGGTTACTGTTTCTGAATTCTTATCTATGATTGTAACAAGTGGTAGAAAATTAAATGAAGATACAAGTGTTTTATCAAATGCTGCAAATAAACTTTCAGCATCAGCAAATGAACAAGCTGCATCATTAGAAGAAACAGCAGCAGCAGTTGAAGAGATTACTTCAATTGTAAAATCAAGTGTACAAAAAGTACATCAAATGTCAAATTTAGCAGCTGAATTACAACTTTCTTCAAAAGAGGGTGAAGTTTTAGCTTCTAAAACAAATAAAGCTATGGATGATATTGATGAACAAGTAAAATCAATTAACGATGCAATTACAGTAATTGATCAAATTGCTTTCCAAACAAATATTTTATCTTTAAATGCAGCTGTTGAAGCAGCAACTGCTGGTGAAGCTGGAAAAGGATTTGCTGTTGTTGCACAAGAGGTTAGAAATCTTGCAAGTAGAAGTGCTGAAGCTGCAAAAGAGATTAAAAATATTGTTCAAATTGCAACTGCAAAAGCAAATGAAGGTAAATCTATTGCAAATGAAATGATAGGTGGATATTCAACATTAAATACAAAAATTAATGAAACAATTAGTTTAATTGAAGATGTATCTCAAGGAAGTAAAGAGGAAGAAAAAGGAATAGTTCAAATTAATGATACTATAAATACTTTGGACCAAGCAACACAAGTAAATGCAAACTCAGCAACAATTATTAGTGGTTTAGCTTCTGAAGTTGCAAATTTATCTGAAAACTTATTAAAAATTGCAGATAGAGCAAAATTTAAAGAGATGAGTAAAAAAGAGATTGAAGATATTGATTTAGTATTTAAAATTTCAAAATTAAAAAATGACCATATAAAATTCAAATTAACAAATTTTGATAAAGTTGGAAGTTCAAAAGTTGCATGGAGTGTAACTAAATCAACAGAGTGTGATTTAGGTAAATGGATGTTAGAACAGGAAAATAGTGGAAAATCTTTTACAAAAACTGAAAATTGGAATGTACTAAAAACAAATCATGATTTAGTTCATAATAGTGTTCAAAATTATATAAATGAAGATTGTAAAATTAATTCTGATCAATCAGTTTTAAATGAATTATCACAAAAATTAGATAAAGCTACATTTGAAGTATTTAGATCACTTGACCAAATAAAAAAAGATAATTTTGTAGAAAACAAGGTTGAAAAACTTGAAAAAAAAGAGACTCAAATTAAAGTTGAAAATTCAAAACCTAAAGCAGTATTAGAAACAAAAAAAACTACACATATTACTTCATCAACGAATGATGATGAGTGGGAAAGCTTTTAA
- a CDS encoding AAA family ATPase: MITRVYLKDCLSFDEIDLEFDKGLNIFTGPSGAGKSILMQAILSLFALSEVKANIGEVILSDTNICDEAFDISIQDEIIIKSIKKDKVRYFLNNQTISKKNLFDFSTKLIKHLNLKDTSEFDSPKLIDFLDKLTSKNKVEFKELKDSFDSLYKELIKTKKELEKIKEDEKKLEDLKEFAKFEIDKIEQINPSIDEYEELNSLKKKLAKKEKVEVAIKKASPIFEFNHSVINALELMEVDSNFFDEAMNELNNIFEKFSDSLHELEDTNIEKVLDRIEKLSSLQKRFGSIEECLKYKEEKKIELESYENIFFQKEKLEKKYEELNNKIDKYSLEISKYRKETVLILEEKINEYLKFLYLSNAKIIIKEKNLDFTGIDEVLFELNGVALETISSGEYNRLRLALLTSMSEFDIVDNGILFLDEIDANLSGKESDAISKVLTKLSNSYQIFAISHQPQLTSSANQHFLVDKNSGISTVKLLNDQERVNEIARMISGENVTSEAIEFAKNLLN; this comes from the coding sequence TTGATTACAAGAGTTTATTTAAAAGATTGTTTGTCATTTGATGAAATTGATTTAGAGTTTGATAAAGGATTAAATATTTTTACAGGACCAAGTGGTGCTGGAAAATCTATTTTAATGCAAGCAATTTTGTCATTATTTGCCCTGAGTGAAGTAAAAGCAAATATTGGTGAAGTTATTTTAAGTGATACAAATATTTGTGATGAAGCTTTTGATATTTCTATACAAGATGAAATTATTATAAAAAGTATTAAAAAAGATAAGGTTAGATATTTTTTAAATAATCAAACTATATCAAAAAAGAATCTTTTTGATTTTTCTACAAAACTAATTAAACACTTAAATTTGAAAGATACTTCTGAATTTGATAGTCCAAAATTGATTGATTTTTTAGATAAATTGACATCAAAAAATAAAGTTGAATTTAAAGAACTAAAAGATAGTTTTGATAGTTTATATAAAGAGCTAATCAAAACAAAAAAAGAGTTAGAAAAAATAAAAGAAGATGAAAAAAAACTTGAAGATTTAAAAGAGTTTGCAAAATTTGAAATTGATAAAATTGAACAAATAAATCCAAGTATTGATGAATATGAAGAGTTAAATTCTTTAAAAAAGAAATTAGCAAAAAAAGAGAAAGTTGAAGTTGCAATAAAAAAAGCATCACCAATATTTGAATTTAATCATAGTGTAATAAATGCTTTAGAACTAATGGAAGTTGATTCAAACTTTTTTGATGAAGCAATGAATGAACTAAATAATATTTTTGAAAAGTTTAGTGATTCTTTACATGAATTAGAAGATACAAATATCGAAAAAGTTTTAGATAGAATTGAAAAACTATCATCTTTACAAAAAAGATTTGGTTCAATTGAAGAGTGTTTAAAATATAAAGAAGAGAAAAAAATTGAGTTAGAATCTTATGAAAATATCTTTTTTCAAAAAGAAAAGTTAGAAAAAAAATATGAAGAATTAAATAATAAAATAGATAAATACTCTTTAGAAATATCAAAATATAGAAAAGAGACAGTTTTGATTTTAGAAGAGAAAATAAATGAGTATTTAAAATTTTTATATTTAAGTAATGCAAAAATAATTATAAAAGAAAAAAATTTGGATTTCACAGGAATAGATGAAGTTTTATTTGAACTAAATGGTGTAGCTTTAGAAACTATTAGTTCTGGTGAATATAATAGGTTAAGATTAGCACTTTTAACATCTATGAGTGAATTTGATATTGTTGATAATGGAATTTTATTTTTAGATGAGATTGATGCAAATTTAAGTGGAAAAGAGAGTGATGCAATATCAAAGGTACTTACAAAATTAAGTAACTCTTACCAAATATTTGCAATTTCACACCAACCACAATTAACTTCAAGTGCCAACCAACATTTTTTAGTAGATAAAAATAGTGGTATATCTACAGTAAAATTATTAAATGACCAAGAAAGAGTTAATGAGATTGCAAGGATGATAAGTGGTGAGAATGTAACTTCTGAAGCCATTGAATTTGCAAAAAACTTATTAAATTAA
- a CDS encoding NAD(+)/NADH kinase has translation MRIEKNVELLPTIKTAGVILRPSSPELKKTFDEIKKLFEYSNIEILLENNSANMIGLEGLSLEELCKKVDFLISVGGDGTLLSVVRKSFKYDKPVLGINLGTLGFLTDISMEQLPKFIEDLKNNIYKIDNRMMVEGSVNLNKFVAFNDIVISRKSISSMIKIKGKIDGKSFNTYYGDGVIISTPTGSTAYNLSVGGPIVYPLTEAFIVTPVAPHSLTQRPLVMPADFEIEFKIMDNQGAVVIVDGQDIYEIEQNQSIKIKIANKKAKMLHRIQRNYFEVLNEKLRWGN, from the coding sequence TTGAGAATTGAAAAAAATGTTGAACTTTTACCAACTATTAAAACAGCAGGGGTTATTTTAAGACCTTCAAGTCCAGAATTAAAGAAGACTTTTGATGAAATTAAAAAGTTATTTGAATACTCAAATATAGAAATATTACTTGAAAATAACTCAGCAAATATGATAGGTTTAGAAGGTTTATCCCTAGAAGAGTTGTGTAAAAAAGTAGATTTTTTAATATCAGTTGGTGGAGATGGAACTTTACTTTCAGTAGTTAGAAAATCTTTTAAATATGATAAACCAGTTCTTGGAATAAATCTTGGAACATTAGGTTTTTTAACAGATATTTCAATGGAACAATTACCTAAATTTATTGAAGATTTAAAAAATAATATATATAAAATTGATAATAGAATGATGGTTGAAGGAAGTGTAAATTTAAACAAATTTGTTGCTTTTAATGATATTGTAATTTCAAGAAAATCTATCTCTTCTATGATAAAAATAAAAGGAAAAATAGATGGAAAATCTTTTAATACATATTATGGTGATGGGGTAATTATTTCTACACCAACTGGTTCAACAGCTTATAATTTATCCGTTGGTGGTCCAATTGTTTATCCTCTAACAGAGGCTTTTATAGTTACACCAGTTGCTCCTCATTCATTAACACAAAGACCACTTGTGATGCCAGCAGATTTTGAAATAGAGTTTAAAATTATGGATAATCAAGGTGCTGTTGTGATTGTGGATGGTCAAGATATTTATGAAATTGAACAAAATCAATCAATAAAAATAAAAATTGCAAATAAAAAAGCAAAAATGTTACATAGAATTCAAAGAAATTATTTTGAAGTTTTAAATGAAAAATTAAGATGGGGAAACTAA
- the fusA gene encoding elongation factor G, giving the protein MARKTPLNRVRNIGIAAHIDAGKTTTTERILFYTGVSHKIGEVHEGAATMDWMEQEQERGITITSAATTCNWTHPKTKEQLMINIIDTPGHVDFTIEVERSMRVLDGAVAVFCSVGGVQPQSETVWRQANKYGVPRIIYVNKMDRTGANFFNVEKQVAERLKANPVPIQIPIGSEEKFKGVIDLVQMKAIVWDEDAAMGSNYHVEEIPADLMDQATEYREKMVEAAAESSEELMEKYLEGVELTEEEIVAGLKKRCLAMEITPMVCGTSFKNKGVQTLLDAVAMYLPAPTEVADINGETQDGEAVIVPSTDNGEVAALAFKIMTDPFVGQLTFTRVYRGVLESGTYVYNSTKMKKERIGRLLKMHANNREEIKELYAGEIGAVVGLKYTITGDTLASEKDPVILERMEFPEPVISVAVEPKTKADQEKMGIALGKLAEEDPSFRVNTDEETGQTIISGMGELHLEILVDRMKREFKVEAEVGAPQVAYRETIRNAVKQEYKYAKQSGGKGQYGHVFLEIKPLVDSEENFKFNNDIKGGVIPKEYIPAVEKGCFEAMQGGILAGYPMVDIEVTVYDGSYHDVDSSEMAFKLAASMGFKQACRSAAAQAVILEPIMKVEIETPEDYMGDVIGDCNKRRGQVQSMDDRAGIKLVTAMIPLSEMFGYSTDLRSMSQGRATYSMIFDNYSEVPKNVSEEIIKKRNG; this is encoded by the coding sequence ATGGCAAGAAAAACACCACTTAACAGAGTTAGAAATATCGGTATTGCTGCTCACATTGATGCAGGAAAAACAACAACTACTGAAAGAATTTTATTCTATACAGGTGTTTCACACAAAATTGGTGAGGTTCATGAAGGTGCTGCAACTATGGACTGGATGGAGCAAGAGCAAGAAAGAGGTATTACAATTACTTCTGCTGCTACTACTTGTAACTGGACTCACCCAAAAACTAAAGAACAATTAATGATTAACATCATTGACACTCCAGGTCACGTTGACTTTACTATTGAAGTTGAGAGATCTATGAGGGTTCTTGATGGTGCTGTAGCTGTATTTTGTTCAGTAGGTGGGGTTCAACCACAATCTGAAACAGTTTGGAGACAAGCTAATAAATATGGTGTTCCAAGAATTATTTATGTAAATAAAATGGATAGAACAGGTGCAAACTTTTTTAATGTTGAAAAACAAGTTGCAGAAAGATTAAAAGCAAATCCAGTTCCTATTCAAATTCCAATTGGATCTGAAGAAAAATTCAAAGGTGTTATTGATTTAGTACAAATGAAAGCTATCGTTTGGGATGAAGATGCTGCGATGGGTTCAAACTACCATGTTGAAGAAATTCCAGCAGATTTAATGGATCAAGCTACTGAATATAGAGAAAAAATGGTTGAAGCTGCTGCTGAATCATCTGAAGAATTAATGGAAAAATACCTTGAGGGTGTTGAATTAACTGAAGAAGAAATCGTTGCAGGACTTAAAAAAAGATGTTTAGCAATGGAAATTACTCCAATGGTATGTGGAACTTCATTTAAAAATAAAGGTGTTCAAACTTTATTAGATGCTGTTGCTATGTATTTACCAGCTCCAACTGAAGTTGCTGATATCAATGGAGAAACGCAAGATGGTGAAGCTGTAATCGTTCCTTCAACTGATAATGGTGAAGTTGCAGCATTAGCATTTAAAATTATGACTGACCCATTCGTTGGACAGTTAACATTTACAAGAGTTTATAGAGGGGTTTTAGAATCTGGAACTTATGTATATAACTCTACAAAAATGAAAAAAGAGAGAATCGGAAGATTACTTAAAATGCACGCTAACAATAGAGAAGAGATTAAAGAGCTTTATGCTGGAGAAATCGGTGCTGTTGTTGGTTTAAAATATACAATTACTGGAGATACATTAGCTTCTGAAAAAGATCCTGTTATCTTAGAAAGAATGGAATTCCCAGAACCAGTTATTTCTGTTGCAGTTGAGCCAAAAACTAAAGCTGACCAAGAAAAAATGGGTATTGCATTAGGTAAATTAGCAGAAGAAGATCCATCATTCAGAGTTAATACTGATGAAGAGACTGGACAAACTATTATTTCAGGAATGGGTGAGTTACACTTAGAAATTCTTGTAGATAGAATGAAAAGAGAATTCAAAGTAGAAGCTGAAGTTGGTGCTCCTCAAGTTGCTTATAGAGAAACAATTAGAAATGCTGTTAAACAAGAGTATAAATATGCAAAACAATCTGGTGGTAAAGGTCAATACGGTCACGTATTCTTAGAAATTAAACCATTAGTTGATAGCGAAGAAAACTTCAAATTTAACAATGACATTAAAGGTGGGGTAATTCCAAAAGAGTATATTCCTGCTGTTGAAAAAGGTTGTTTTGAAGCAATGCAAGGTGGTATTTTAGCTGGATATCCAATGGTTGATATTGAAGTTACTGTTTATGACGGTTCTTACCACGACGTTGACTCATCTGAAATGGCGTTTAAATTAGCTGCTTCTATGGGATTCAAACAAGCTTGTAGAAGTGCAGCTGCTCAAGCTGTTATTTTAGAGCCAATTATGAAAGTTGAAATTGAAACTCCTGAAGATTATATGGGAGATGTTATTGGGGATTGTAATAAAAGAAGAGGACAAGTTCAATCTATGGACGACAGAGCAGGTATCAAATTAGTTACTGCAATGATTCCATTATCTGAAATGTTCGGATACTCTACAGACTTAAGATCTATGTCTCAAGGTAGAGCTACATACTCAATGATTTTTGATAACTATTCAGAAGTTCCAAAAAATGTTTCTGAAGAAATTATTAAAAAGAGAAATGGTTAA
- the rpsG gene encoding 30S ribosomal protein S7, giving the protein MRRRKAPVREIMADPIYNSKVITKFVNAIMLDGKKSTAEKILYGAIANLDARGEEKGFDLFERAIENVKPLLEVRSRRVGGATYQVPVEVRAVRRQTLALRWLVEYARKRNERTMVERLANELFEAANERGSSFKKKEDMHRMAEANKAFAHYRW; this is encoded by the coding sequence ATGAGAAGAAGAAAAGCTCCAGTTAGAGAAATTATGGCTGATCCTATCTACAATAGTAAAGTGATCACAAAATTTGTTAATGCAATTATGTTAGATGGTAAAAAATCAACTGCTGAAAAAATTTTATACGGTGCAATCGCAAACTTAGATGCGAGAGGTGAAGAAAAAGGTTTTGATTTATTCGAAAGAGCAATTGAAAACGTTAAACCACTTTTAGAAGTAAGAAGTAGAAGAGTTGGTGGAGCTACATACCAAGTTCCTGTTGAAGTTAGAGCTGTAAGAAGACAAACTTTAGCATTAAGATGGTTAGTAGAATATGCTAGAAAAAGAAATGAAAGAACTATGGTTGAAAGATTAGCTAACGAATTATTCGAAGCTGCTAATGAAAGAGGTTCATCTTTCAAGAAGAAAGAAGATATGCATAGAATGGCAGAAGCTAATAAAGCATTTGCACACTACAGATGGTAG
- the rpsL gene encoding 30S ribosomal protein S12, which translates to MPTINQLVRNERKKVIKKSKSPALKECPQRRGVCTRVYTTTPKKPNSALRKVAKVRLTTGFEVISYIGGEGHNLQEHSIVLVRGGRVKDLPGVKYHIVRGALDTAGVANRTVARSKYGTKRPKAGKK; encoded by the coding sequence ATGCCTACAATCAATCAGCTTGTAAGAAATGAGCGAAAAAAGGTGATTAAAAAATCTAAATCACCAGCACTTAAAGAGTGTCCACAAAGAAGAGGAGTATGTACAAGAGTATATACAACAACTCCAAAAAAACCTAACTCGGCTTTAAGAAAAGTTGCAAAAGTTAGATTAACAACAGGTTTTGAAGTTATTTCATACATCGGTGGAGAAGGTCACAACTTACAAGAACACTCAATTGTTTTAGTAAGAGGAGGAAGGGTAAAAGATTTACCTGGGGTTAAATATCACATCGTTAGAGGTGCATTAGATACTGCTGGTGTTGCAAACAGAACTGTTGCAAGATCTAAATATGGTACTAAAAGACCTAAAGCCGGTAAAAAATAA